DNA from bacterium:
TTGATCTCGATGTCGACGCCGGCCGGCAGATCGAGATGCATCAGCGCGTCGACGGTCTTGGGGGTCGGCTCGAGGATGTCGATCAGGCGCTTGTGCGTCCGCAGCTCGAAGTGCTCCATCGACTCCTTGTCGATGTGCGGCGACCGGATCACGCAGTACACGTTGCGGTCCGTCGGGAGCGGCACAGGCCCGGAGATGCGCGCACCGGTCCGCCGAACCGTGTCCACGATCTTTTCCGCGGACTGGTCGAGCACCTTATGATCGTAGGCCTTGAGCTTGATCCGGATCTTCTGTGCCATTCGCCGCTCCTTTGTGGTCCCGCCCGCCGCGACAGCGGCCATTACGAGAGGATCTTGGCGATGACGCCGGCGCCGACCGTCCGGCCTCCCTCCCGCACCGCGAACCGCTGCCCCTCCTCCAGCGCCACCGGTGTGATCAACGCCCCCTCAATCGTCACGTTGTC
Protein-coding regions in this window:
- the tuf gene encoding elongation factor Tu (EF-Tu; promotes GTP-dependent binding of aminoacyl-tRNA to the A-site of ribosomes during protein biosynthesis; when the tRNA anticodon matches the mRNA codon, GTP hydrolysis results; the inactive EF-Tu-GDP leaves the ribosome and release of GDP is promoted by elongation factor Ts; many prokaryotes have two copies of the gene encoding EF-Tu), with the protein product DNVTIEGALITPVALEEGQRFAVREGGRTVGAGVIAKILS
- the rpsJ gene encoding 30S ribosomal protein S10 gives rise to the protein MAQKIRIKLKAYDHKVLDQSAEKIVDTVRRTGARISGPVPLPTDRNVYCVIRSPHIDKESMEHFELRTHKRLIDILEPTPKTVDALMHLDLPAGVDIEIKL